A genomic stretch from Funiculus sociatus GB2-C1 includes:
- a CDS encoding PAS domain-containing sensor histidine kinase, giving the protein MRYGVPIVAVILALLIKLLVDTLNINSEKNSYFSLIFIAILIGVLYGGIQRGMLTSVLATFLQVKKHQETRSGQSKTTLATTSVASVVNTYRQKLQGDRAIPTQKQETTQDALQILSFHLENSPLAVIEWDSNFRVIKWSQQAETLFGWDDQLMGKHPSEWKFVVPEDLASVNGVVSRLLNGSERRNISQNRNYRKDGSIIYCEWYNSALVDESGNVVSVLSLVLDITERQQTEAALRKSEERLRLSLDAGVIGIWDWNILTGELAWSDTLEPMNAIATGSGTFADFIEKIYPEDREFVEKAIAQSVERKTNYAIEFRIISPNGNICWIGGKGQVFCDETGNAVRMLGVCMDITENKRSQAALRESEERFRTMADSAPVLLWMSGTDALCNFFNQSWLTFTGRTLEEEMGNGWTQGVHRDDFQRCLDTYMTAFNARENFQMEYRLLRADGEYRWVLDRGRPRFIPDDTFAGYIGSCIDITERKKAEEDLLTRAKELTRLSGILAQTNIDLEKRNKELDQFAYIVSHDLKAPLRAIANLSTWIEEDIEDKLDPETRHNMDLLRGRVHRMEALINALLQYSRIGRVNKPPELVNLATLLPNIIGSLAAPPTFTITIEPGMPTLFTQRLLLEQVFANLLSNCIKHHPWSEGNVTISVQNRETCYEFAVVDDGNGIAPQYHEKVFVMFQTLEARDKVENTGVGLAIVKKIIEQQGGTIWLESQLGQGATFYFTWPKQPKSK; this is encoded by the coding sequence ATGCGTTACGGTGTCCCTATAGTAGCGGTAATACTAGCTTTGCTAATTAAACTGCTAGTAGACACTCTAAATATAAATAGTGAAAAAAATAGCTATTTTAGCTTGATTTTTATCGCTATTTTAATTGGTGTCTTGTATGGTGGCATCCAAAGAGGAATGTTAACCTCTGTTTTAGCCACTTTCTTGCAGGTAAAAAAGCATCAAGAAACTAGAAGCGGCCAAAGTAAAACTACTTTGGCGACAACAAGCGTAGCGAGTGTGGTTAATACTTATCGCCAAAAGCTGCAAGGCGATCGCGCTATCCCTACCCAAAAGCAAGAAACTACACAAGATGCACTCCAGATACTCAGCTTCCATCTAGAAAACTCACCACTAGCAGTCATTGAGTGGGATAGTAACTTTCGGGTGATCAAGTGGTCGCAGCAAGCCGAAACCCTATTCGGATGGGACGACCAACTAATGGGTAAACATCCGAGCGAATGGAAATTCGTAGTACCTGAAGATTTGGCATCTGTCAATGGGGTAGTATCCCGGTTACTCAATGGCAGCGAACGGCGTAATATTTCTCAAAACCGGAACTATAGGAAAGATGGCTCGATTATCTACTGCGAGTGGTACAACTCGGCTTTAGTAGATGAGTCGGGGAATGTGGTTTCGGTGCTGTCTCTGGTTTTAGATATTACTGAGCGACAGCAGACGGAAGCAGCGCTGCGTAAAAGTGAGGAGAGACTGCGGTTATCCCTAGACGCGGGAGTAATAGGGATTTGGGACTGGAACATTCTGACGGGGGAGCTGGCGTGGTCGGATACGCTGGAACCTATGAATGCTATAGCTACTGGAAGCGGGACTTTTGCCGATTTTATTGAAAAGATTTATCCTGAAGACCGGGAGTTTGTAGAGAAAGCGATCGCGCAATCTGTAGAGCGGAAAACCAATTACGCCATTGAATTCCGGATTATTTCCCCTAACGGCAATATCTGCTGGATTGGGGGAAAAGGTCAGGTTTTTTGCGACGAAACAGGAAATGCAGTCAGAATGCTCGGCGTGTGCATGGATATCACCGAGAATAAGCGATCGCAAGCAGCATTGCGAGAAAGCGAAGAACGTTTCCGCACAATGGCAGATAGTGCGCCAGTGTTGTTATGGATGTCCGGGACAGATGCACTGTGTAATTTCTTCAATCAAAGTTGGCTTACCTTCACGGGACGAACTCTGGAGGAAGAAATGGGCAACGGTTGGACTCAAGGGGTGCATCGAGATGATTTCCAACGTTGCTTAGATACCTACATGACGGCTTTTAACGCCCGCGAAAATTTCCAGATGGAATACCGTCTTTTGCGTGCAGATGGGGAGTATCGCTGGGTTTTGGATAGAGGAAGACCGCGATTTATACCCGATGACACTTTTGCTGGCTATATTGGCTCTTGTATTGACATCACCGAGCGCAAAAAAGCTGAAGAAGATTTGCTTACCCGTGCGAAGGAATTAACCCGTCTGAGTGGTATTCTCGCCCAGACTAACATTGACCTAGAGAAACGCAACAAAGAACTCGACCAGTTTGCTTATATTGTCTCCCATGACTTGAAGGCACCATTGAGAGCGATCGCAAATCTCTCGACTTGGATTGAAGAAGATATCGAAGATAAACTCGACCCGGAAACGCGCCATAACATGGATTTACTGCGGGGGCGCGTTCATCGCATGGAAGCATTAATTAATGCACTTTTGCAGTATTCCCGCATCGGACGGGTGAACAAACCACCAGAACTTGTAAACTTAGCAACCTTACTGCCAAACATTATCGGCTCCTTGGCAGCTCCTCCAACCTTTACCATCACTATAGAGCCGGGAATGCCAACGTTATTTACACAACGCTTGCTCTTAGAGCAAGTGTTTGCTAATCTGCTGAGCAACTGTATTAAACACCACCCTTGGTCAGAGGGAAATGTGACAATATCTGTCCAGAATAGAGAAACCTGCTACGAATTTGCGGTCGTAGATGACGGAAATGGGATCGCTCCCCAATATCATGAAAAAGTTTTCGTGATGTTTCAGACACTGGAAGCGCGAGACAAGGTAGAAAATACTGGTGTTGGTCTAGCTATTGTTAAGAAAATTATTGAACAGCAAGGAGGAACAATTTGGCTGGAATCTCAATTAGGGCAAGGAGCAACTTTCTATTTCACCTGGCCCAAACAGCCAAAAAGTAAGTAA
- a CDS encoding response regulator: protein MEGKMTNLLLVDDDEVDVMTVRRAFKKNNITNPFYVAHNGLEALAILRDEDNVTKIPRERRLILLDLNMPKMGGIEFLRELRADPELRSTPVIVLTTSNEDKDKVEAYNLNVAGYILKPVTFTKFVEAVATLNQYWMLSEMP, encoded by the coding sequence ATGGAAGGTAAAATGACAAATCTGTTGCTTGTTGATGACGATGAAGTTGATGTGATGACGGTGCGACGAGCCTTTAAAAAAAACAATATCACCAATCCCTTTTATGTCGCCCACAATGGGTTAGAAGCGCTGGCTATTTTGCGGGATGAGGACAATGTAACAAAAATTCCGCGAGAGCGTCGGTTAATCTTACTCGACCTAAATATGCCGAAAATGGGCGGAATTGAGTTTTTGCGAGAGTTGCGGGCAGATCCGGAACTCCGATCAACGCCCGTGATTGTCCTCACTACTTCCAATGAAGACAAAGATAAGGTGGAAGCTTATAATTTGAATGTGGCAGGCTATATTCTTAAACCAGTAACATTTACTAAATTTGTGGAAGCAGTGGCAACACTCAATCAATACTGGATGCTCAGTGAAATGCCGTAA